The bacterium genomic interval GCGAGCGCGGCATGAAGGCCATTACGCGCAGCCTCGACCGCGCCGTCGAGAAGGGCAAGATCGACGCCGCGACGCGCGACCAGGCCCTCGGCCGCATCCAGACCACCACATCGCTCGCCGACCTCGCCGACGCCGACCTCGTCATCGAGGCCGTCACCGAGGACCTCGAGATCAAGAACGCGTTGTTCCGCGAGCTGGACGACATCTGCCCGGCCAGGACCATCTTCGCCAGCAACACCAGCTCGCTCACCATCGCGGCCATGGCCGCCGCGACCAAGCGGCCCGACCGCGTCGTCGGCCTCCACTTCTTCAACCCGGTGCCGGTCATGAAGCTCGTCGAGGTGGTACGCACGATCGCGACCAGCGACGAGACGTTCCGCACCGCGTTCGCGTTCGCGCAGTCGCTGG includes:
- a CDS encoding 3-hydroxybutyryl-CoA dehydrogenase, producing the protein MAEIQTVAVLGCGLMGSGIAEVTARAGYRTLVREVSDELCERGMKAITRSLDRAVEKGKIDAATRDQALGRIQTTTSLADLADADLVIEAVTEDLEIKNALFRELDDICPARTIFASNTSSLTIAAMAAATKRPDRVVGLHFFNPVPVMKLVEVVRTIATSDETFRTAFAFAQSL